The genomic interval ACAGATCTCTTACTCTTAAATCTGAGGGATAATAATAGATGTGTAAATAGTGTCATTCATAAGCTTAGATTGTTAAGCTAATTAAACCTCCTATTAAGAGATGACATTTGAaaaatgccagaaaagaaagaaatctccaAGTCACCCATATATATAATAGGAATACACAGATGTTACAGACTGTTCTCCCTCTAACTCAGTCCAGCCTTCCCACAATTTCAAATGTTGACATCCTTTTTTAAGAACAAAGTGAAGAATCTGCCTCAGTCTTAACTAAGGGTGGGAGAAACCAGAACTTGGACCGGATGTTGCAGCTGGGCCACCCCTAACTTCAGTTCTGGCTCGGGCTTGCTCTTCCTTCTCTGTCAGAGCCTCCTCATCCTGAGATGGGAAGTTCCTGGAGTGGATCCCATGGATCTTAGCCAAAAACTCCAGCAATTTCATCTTGCTGACTTCAGCATGAGCTCTTGGGCCCCACAGGAATTCACGGTGGGGAGGATCACTGTCAGGCACCTGCTGGTGGTACTCCAGGTACTGTTCCTTCACAAAATCACTGCTGATGAGCCTCCTGGGCTCCCCAAAGATGAAATGCTTCCTCCCAGAATATACATCCATCGGATTCAGCACTTCCCAGACTTCCTCCTCAGTGGCACGGTTGCCTTTCATGAAGATCACTCCCAGGATAATTATCAGGAGGGCAGTCTTGGGCATGCCCTGTTCTTCATTCATCCTGCCATCATAGGTGAGGTCCAGTTTGTTCACAAGGGCATAGCTGTGGGTGGTAGGGTCCACTTCACATCAACACCTTTCTGATGgacttattcattttatacttCAGCAGCAGGAAACTGACTAACAATTCTACATTCTCATCTAGAGGGTCGAGCACATTCTCAGTGTCTGGCAGGGACTGTGAAGTGCTTGAATTTTCCATCTCTTCTTGGCTGCTGGAGTGCTCATCACTTTGAGAACCCTGGGGAGTACTGGATATCCCAGGAATAGAAACCTCATCCACACTGGAGGGGGTCAAAGAAgacgaggaggaagaggaagcctCTGGCACAGCCTGTGGAACCCAGGTGCCCGCCAGGCCCGGGGTCTCAGTGTGGGCCTGAAAGCGTTGCCCATGTGGGGAGGAGGGACTCTCCTTATTACCAGGCATGAGGTCTTGTGTGGGTGGCcgctgacaggagtgtcagcagGAGGGTTAAGAGGGCCCACAGTCTAAGGGAGAGAGGGAACATGTGACTGGTCTCAGCTGGTGAACATCACCGTAAC from Vicugna pacos chromosome X, VicPac4, whole genome shotgun sequence carries:
- the LOC140692036 gene encoding LOW QUALITY PROTEIN: melanoma-associated antigen B16-like (The sequence of the model RefSeq protein was modified relative to this genomic sequence to represent the inferred CDS: inserted 2 bases in 1 codon); this translates as MLQPLSPSGFQPGECVGLKGVASGYGTGGAGQKACEALECCPQGKTCEAASIRAVTRPPTQDLMPGNKESPSSPHGQRFQAHTETPGLAGTWVPQAVPEASSSSSSSLTPSSVDEVSIPGISSTPQGSQSDEHSSSQEEMENSSTSQSLPDTENVLDPLDENVELLVSFLLLKYKMNKSIRKVLMXEVDPTTHSYALVNKLDLTYDGRMNEEQGMPKTALLIIILGVIFMKGNRATEEEVWEVLNPMDVYSGRKHFIFGEPRRLISSDFVKEQYLEYHQQVPDSDPPHREFLWGPRAHAEVSKMKLLEFLAKIHGIHSRNFPSQDEEALTEKEEQARARTEVRGGPAATSGPSSGFSHP